One segment of Haemophilus influenzae DNA contains the following:
- the ccmD gene encoding heme exporter protein CcmD, with the protein MFFQTWSDFFNMGGYGFYVWLSYAVSLVAVIALIVQSVKQRKTVLQNVLREKQREERLQQANKGNTL; encoded by the coding sequence ATGTTTTTCCAAACTTGGAGTGATTTTTTTAATATGGGTGGCTACGGTTTTTACGTATGGTTATCCTATGCAGTAAGTTTAGTGGCAGTTATTGCCTTAATTGTTCAAAGTGTCAAGCAACGCAAGACAGTATTACAAAATGTCTTGCGTGAGAAACAACGCGAAGAACGTTTACAACAAGCAAATAAGGGGAATACACTATGA
- the mlaE gene encoding lipid asymmetry maintenance ABC transporter permease subunit MlaE encodes MIVNFISALGKQVIDFFRALGRAGFMLFGALIGKPQIRKHFPLLVKQMHVLGVQSLLIILLSGLFIGMVLGLQGYVVLVDFSAETSLGQLVALSLLRELGPVVTALLFAGRAGSALTAEIGLMKATEQLSSLEMMAVDPLRRVIAPRFWAGVISMPILSILFIAIGIWGGSLVGVDWKGVDSGSFWSVMQNSVSWSYDILNGFIKAVFFAVAVTWIALFNGYDCMPTSEGISQATTRTVVHASLVVLGLDFILTAIMFGAG; translated from the coding sequence ATGATCGTCAATTTTATTTCTGCTTTGGGAAAACAGGTGATTGATTTTTTCCGTGCATTGGGGCGAGCTGGCTTTATGTTATTTGGCGCATTGATCGGCAAGCCACAAATTCGTAAGCATTTTCCTTTGCTTGTGAAGCAAATGCATGTTTTAGGTGTCCAATCGTTACTCATTATTTTGTTGTCCGGTTTATTTATTGGAATGGTATTAGGACTACAAGGTTATGTCGTGTTAGTCGATTTTTCTGCTGAAACAAGTTTAGGCCAGTTGGTGGCACTTTCTCTTTTGCGAGAATTAGGCCCTGTTGTTACCGCACTTTTATTTGCTGGTCGAGCAGGTTCTGCATTGACGGCTGAAATAGGCTTAATGAAAGCCACTGAACAACTTTCTAGTCTTGAAATGATGGCTGTTGATCCTTTACGTCGAGTGATTGCACCTCGTTTTTGGGCAGGGGTTATTTCCATGCCAATTTTGTCAATCTTGTTTATCGCGATTGGTATTTGGGGCGGTTCCTTAGTTGGTGTGGATTGGAAAGGTGTTGATTCAGGCAGCTTTTGGTCTGTTATGCAAAATTCCGTGAGTTGGAGCTATGATATTTTAAATGGCTTTATTAAAGCGGTTTTCTTTGCTGTAGCCGTAACTTGGATTGCGCTTTTTAATGGTTATGATTGTATGCCAACATCAGAAGGTATCAGTCAAGCTACAACACGAACAGTTGTGCACGCTTCACTTGTTGTTCTAGGATTAGATTTTATTTTGACTGCTATTATGTTTGGTGCAGGTTAA
- a CDS encoding heme lyase CcmF/NrfE family subunit, whose protein sequence is MIAELGNYALALSLAVSLMLAIFPLWGAEKGNAQLMALARPMTYGLFASLSIAFAALFYLFAVNDFSVQYIVNNSNTTLPIYYRLSAVWGSHEGSLLLWIWLLAVWSSAVALLSKHLPQEAVARVLGIMGIISVGFVLFVLFTSNPFTRTFPNFPVDGKELNPMLQDVGLIFHPPLLYMGYVGFSVAFAFAIASLMTGKLDSAWARWSRPWTLAAWVFLTLGIVLGSWWAYYELGWGGWWFWDPVENSSFMPWLAGTALIHSLSVTEKRGSFKAWTVLLAILAFSLCLLGTFLVRSGILVSVHAFASDPTRGLYILAYLVVVIGGSLALYAYKGSQIRSRDNAERYSRESMLLLNNILLMTALCVVFLGTLLPLVHKQLGLGSISIGAPFFDQMFLIIMTPFALLLGIGPLVKWRRDQFSAIRTPVVISVFIMLIAGFALPYFLQDKITVSSVLGSMMTVIIALLALYELQQRATHREPFFVGVRKLSRSHWGMMLAHLGVAMTVWGIAFSQNFSVERDVRMKVGESAQIGRYDFKFAGVTDENGPNYIGGKAQIDISKDGQPEASLFAEKRFYTVSRMSMTEAAIAGGLTRDLYVALGEKLEDNSWALRLYYKPFIRWIWIGGLFMALGGLLCMFDRRYRFNALLKK, encoded by the coding sequence ATGATTGCTGAATTAGGAAATTATGCGCTGGCTTTAAGTTTAGCTGTGTCGCTTATGTTGGCAATTTTCCCTTTGTGGGGGGCTGAAAAGGGCAATGCACAATTAATGGCACTAGCTCGCCCAATGACTTATGGTTTATTTGCAAGCCTAAGCATTGCTTTTGCTGCGCTATTTTATTTATTCGCAGTCAATGATTTTAGCGTGCAATATATTGTAAATAATTCTAATACTACTTTACCCATTTATTATCGTTTATCTGCGGTATGGGGTTCTCATGAAGGATCTTTATTATTGTGGATTTGGCTACTTGCCGTTTGGTCATCTGCCGTCGCTTTATTGAGTAAACATTTACCCCAAGAAGCGGTTGCTCGCGTGCTTGGTATTATGGGGATTATTAGCGTCGGTTTTGTGTTGTTCGTCTTATTCACTTCAAACCCTTTTACGCGTACTTTCCCTAATTTCCCAGTGGACGGAAAAGAGCTTAATCCAATGTTGCAAGATGTAGGCTTGATTTTCCATCCGCCATTGCTTTATATGGGCTATGTTGGTTTTTCTGTGGCATTTGCGTTTGCGATTGCATCCTTAATGACGGGAAAATTAGATTCAGCTTGGGCGCGTTGGTCACGTCCTTGGACGCTTGCTGCTTGGGTGTTTTTAACTTTAGGTATCGTACTCGGTTCTTGGTGGGCTTATTATGAGCTTGGCTGGGGCGGCTGGTGGTTCTGGGATCCTGTGGAAAATTCATCATTTATGCCTTGGCTTGCTGGTACTGCATTGATTCACTCCCTTTCTGTGACAGAAAAACGCGGTTCTTTCAAAGCTTGGACGGTATTACTGGCGATTTTAGCCTTTTCACTTTGTTTACTCGGCACGTTCTTAGTTCGTTCGGGTATCTTAGTTTCAGTTCACGCATTTGCATCGGATCCAACTCGTGGTTTATATATTTTGGCTTACCTCGTTGTGGTGATTGGCGGTTCGCTTGCGCTCTATGCGTATAAAGGCAGTCAAATTCGTTCTCGCGATAATGCAGAACGCTATTCACGTGAAAGTATGTTGTTATTAAATAATATCTTATTAATGACCGCACTTTGCGTTGTATTCTTAGGAACGTTGTTACCACTCGTTCACAAACAACTGGGTTTAGGTTCTATTTCTATTGGTGCGCCATTTTTTGATCAAATGTTCTTAATTATTATGACACCATTTGCATTATTGCTTGGTATTGGACCTTTAGTGAAATGGCGTAGAGACCAATTTTCTGCAATTCGTACGCCTGTTGTTATCAGCGTATTTATTATGCTGATTGCAGGTTTTGCGTTACCTTACTTCTTGCAAGATAAAATTACCGTGAGTTCGGTGCTTGGTTCAATGATGACTGTGATTATCGCGTTACTTGCGCTTTATGAATTGCAACAACGTGCGACGCATCGTGAACCATTCTTTGTGGGCGTACGAAAACTATCTCGTTCTCACTGGGGAATGATGTTAGCTCACTTAGGCGTAGCTATGACTGTTTGGGGGATTGCGTTTAGCCAAAACTTTAGCGTAGAACGTGATGTGAGAATGAAAGTTGGCGAGAGCGCACAAATTGGTCGTTACGATTTTAAATTTGCCGGTGTGACGGATGAAAATGGTCCAAACTATATTGGTGGAAAAGCTCAAATTGATATTTCTAAAGATGGGCAACCAGAGGCAAGTTTATTCGCAGAAAAACGTTTTTACACAGTAAGTCGTATGTCTATGACGGAAGCCGCCATTGCTGGTGGTTTAACTCGTGACCTTTATGTGGCTCTAGGCGAAAAACTTGAGGACAATTCTTGGGCGTTACGCTTATATTACAAGCCATTTATTCGCTGGATTTGGATTGGCGGCTTATTTATGGCGTTAGGTGGATTGTTGTGTATGTTCGATCGACGCTATCGGTTTAATGCGTTGTTGAAGAAATAA
- a CDS encoding DsbE family thiol:disulfide interchange protein, whose translation MKKKLLVPLILFLSITIAFLVQLKRNAQGEDIKALESALVGKPVPAKNLTELFENKAYTNELFQQGKPVLLNVWATWCPTCYAEHQYLNKLAKEGVRIIGLDYKDESPKAMKWLKDLGNPYQVVLKDEKGSFGLDLGVYGAPETFIIDSKGVIHYRYAGDVNEKVWTQTLKPIYDKLSEQQ comes from the coding sequence ATGAAAAAAAAATTACTCGTTCCTCTTATTCTCTTTTTATCAATAACAATTGCTTTTTTAGTGCAATTAAAACGTAATGCACAAGGCGAAGATATTAAAGCGTTAGAGTCAGCTTTGGTTGGAAAGCCTGTGCCAGCAAAAAATTTGACGGAGTTGTTTGAAAATAAAGCTTATACGAATGAATTGTTTCAACAAGGTAAGCCAGTTTTGCTTAACGTATGGGCGACTTGGTGTCCGACTTGTTATGCAGAACATCAATATTTAAACAAACTTGCTAAAGAGGGTGTGAGAATTATTGGTTTAGATTATAAAGATGAATCACCTAAAGCAATGAAGTGGTTAAAAGATCTTGGCAATCCTTATCAAGTTGTTTTAAAAGATGAAAAAGGTTCTTTCGGTTTGGATTTAGGAGTATATGGTGCGCCTGAAACTTTTATTATAGATAGTAAAGGCGTGATTCATTATCGTTATGCCGGTGATGTAAACGAAAAAGTTTGGACTCAGACTTTAAAACCAATTTATGACAAACTTTCGGAGCAACAATAA
- the ccmB gene encoding heme exporter protein CcmB has product MIFLEIIKRELQIAMRKNAEILNPLWFFLLVITLFPLVIGPDPKLLSRIAPGIAWVAALLSALLSFERLFRDDFIDGSLEQLMLTAQPLPMTALAKVVAHWLLTGLPLILLSPIAALLLSLEVNIWWALVLTLLLGTPVLSCIGAIGVALTVGLRKGGVLLSLLVVPLFIPVLIFASSILEAAGLNVPYGGQLAILGAMMVGAVTLSPFAIAAALRISLDN; this is encoded by the coding sequence ATGATTTTTCTAGAAATAATTAAACGCGAACTTCAAATTGCGATGCGTAAAAATGCGGAAATTTTAAATCCGCTGTGGTTCTTTTTGCTTGTGATTACCTTGTTTCCGTTGGTTATTGGGCCAGATCCTAAATTACTTTCCCGTATCGCACCGGGTATCGCATGGGTAGCCGCATTACTTTCAGCATTGCTTTCTTTTGAACGTTTATTCCGTGATGATTTTATTGATGGTTCTCTCGAACAATTAATGCTAACTGCACAGCCTTTACCAATGACAGCTTTGGCTAAAGTGGTTGCACATTGGTTGCTCACAGGTTTACCGCTTATTTTATTATCGCCTATTGCAGCTTTGTTACTTTCTCTTGAAGTGAATATTTGGTGGGCATTAGTTTTGACATTGTTGCTTGGCACCCCTGTATTGAGCTGTATTGGCGCAATTGGCGTGGCTTTAACAGTGGGGTTGCGAAAAGGGGGTGTGTTGTTGAGTTTGCTTGTTGTTCCGTTATTTATTCCCGTTTTAATTTTTGCTTCATCAATATTAGAAGCAGCAGGATTAAATGTGCCTTATGGGGGACAACTGGCGATTTTAGGTGCAATGATGGTTGGCGCAGTAACACTTTCGCCTTTTGCCATCGCGGCGGCACTGCGAATTAGTTTAGATAATTAA
- the ccmE gene encoding cytochrome c maturation protein CcmE produces MNPRRKSRFKLVIFVVLGIAIASGLMLYALRQNIDLFYTPSEVIQGKDNNLNQKPEVGQRIRVGGMVVEGSVERDPKSLKVRFDLNDIGPAITVEYEGILPDLFREGQGIVAQGVLTQPTVLSATEVLAKHDENYVPPELGEKMQKVHKPMGIEAADLKGESARDRQEKEGAK; encoded by the coding sequence ATGAATCCAAGACGTAAATCCAGATTTAAATTAGTCATTTTTGTTGTATTAGGCATCGCTATTGCTAGTGGGTTAATGTTATATGCGCTACGCCAAAATATCGACTTGTTTTATACGCCATCTGAAGTGATTCAAGGTAAGGATAATAATCTGAATCAAAAACCTGAAGTGGGGCAGCGTATTCGTGTTGGCGGTATGGTGGTTGAAGGCTCTGTAGAGCGTGATCCAAAAAGCTTGAAAGTGCGGTTTGATTTAAATGATATTGGTCCTGCGATCACGGTTGAATATGAAGGCATTTTGCCAGATCTTTTCCGTGAAGGGCAAGGTATTGTGGCTCAAGGTGTATTAACTCAGCCAACTGTTTTAAGCGCGACAGAAGTATTGGCTAAACACGATGAAAATTATGTGCCGCCAGAATTAGGCGAAAAAATGCAAAAAGTACATAAACCAATGGGAATTGAGGCAGCGGACTTAAAAGGCGAAAGTGCGCGTGATCGTCAAGAAAAAGAAGGCGCAAAATGA
- the ccmI gene encoding c-type cytochrome biogenesis protein CcmI, whose product MNFALIFILTTLVVALICFYPLLRQFKAKHGQKRDDLNKALYFSRLEEIEQDNSQGLVENVEQLKQELQKTLLDDVPSKVQENVDYSGKSYGKIWFASGLLALGIIAGSSYFMVGSWQVESMLEQTYAKLPYFFERMKDEDKNPFSDAEMQQFSTALRIDLQKNANDAKKWWMLGQIGMNLGDARLAFDSYQRANKLEPDNVQYKLGYARILMFSEDATDKLKGGNLLREVIRQDHTNIEALSLLAFRYFETEDYKMAAVTWAMMLRLMPKDDERVPLIEKSIRAARDALEAQNEEKSKSITPEK is encoded by the coding sequence ATGAATTTTGCATTAATTTTTATATTAACCACTTTAGTTGTGGCGTTAATTTGTTTTTATCCTTTATTACGTCAATTCAAAGCGAAACATGGGCAAAAACGTGATGATTTAAATAAGGCGTTATATTTCTCACGCTTGGAAGAAATTGAGCAAGATAATTCCCAAGGTTTAGTTGAAAATGTTGAGCAACTCAAACAAGAATTACAGAAAACTTTGCTTGATGATGTGCCGAGTAAAGTCCAAGAGAATGTGGATTATTCTGGCAAATCTTATGGAAAAATTTGGTTTGCTTCTGGTCTATTAGCGTTAGGAATTATCGCGGGCTCTTCTTATTTTATGGTGGGTTCTTGGCAAGTTGAATCGATGTTAGAGCAAACTTATGCGAAATTGCCCTATTTCTTTGAACGAATGAAAGATGAAGATAAAAATCCATTTTCTGATGCAGAAATGCAGCAATTTTCTACCGCACTTCGTATAGATTTACAGAAAAATGCAAACGATGCAAAAAAATGGTGGATGCTCGGTCAAATTGGGATGAACTTAGGTGATGCACGTTTAGCATTTGATAGCTATCAAAGAGCTAACAAACTGGAACCAGATAATGTGCAATATAAATTAGGCTATGCTCGCATATTGATGTTTTCTGAAGACGCAACAGATAAACTTAAAGGCGGCAATTTATTGAGGGAAGTGATTCGTCAAGATCACACTAACATTGAAGCATTGAGTTTACTCGCATTCCGTTATTTTGAAACGGAAGATTATAAAATGGCAGCAGTGACTTGGGCGATGATGCTACGCTTAATGCCGAAAGATGATGAACGTGTGCCACTAATTGAAAAAAGTATTCGTGCCGCACGTGATGCTTTAGAAGCTCAAAACGAAGAAAAATCAAAAAGTATCACTCCTGAAAAATAA
- the mlaF gene encoding phospholipid ABC transporter ATP-binding protein MlaF: protein MNQNLIEVKNLTFKRGDRVIYDNLNLQVKKGKITAIMGPSGIGKTTLLKLIGGQLMPEQGEILFDGQDICRLSNRELYEVRKRMGMLFQSGALFTDISTFDNVAFPIREHTHLPESLIRQIVLMKLEAVGLRGAAALMPSELSGGMARRAALARAIALDPDLIMFDEPFTGQDPISMGVILSLIKRLNEALNLTSIVVSHDVEEVLSIADYAYIIADQKVIAEGTSEQLLQSQDPRVVQFLKGESDGPVRFKYPAQDYVKELFE, encoded by the coding sequence ATGAATCAAAATCTAATTGAAGTTAAGAATCTTACCTTTAAACGCGGTGATCGCGTGATTTACGATAACCTGAATTTGCAAGTAAAAAAGGGAAAAATCACTGCGATCATGGGACCGTCGGGGATTGGTAAAACCACCTTACTTAAATTGATCGGTGGGCAACTAATGCCAGAGCAAGGTGAAATTTTGTTTGATGGACAAGATATTTGTCGTCTATCTAATCGTGAACTGTACGAAGTACGCAAGCGGATGGGGATGTTATTCCAATCAGGTGCGCTTTTTACGGATATTTCTACTTTTGATAATGTCGCCTTTCCAATTCGTGAACATACGCATTTGCCTGAAAGTTTAATTCGTCAAATCGTGTTGATGAAATTGGAGGCGGTTGGGTTGCGAGGTGCTGCCGCATTAATGCCTTCAGAACTTTCCGGTGGTATGGCTCGTCGAGCTGCATTAGCGCGTGCTATTGCGCTTGACCCTGATTTAATTATGTTTGATGAGCCATTTACGGGGCAAGATCCGATTAGTATGGGCGTAATTTTAAGCCTGATTAAACGATTAAATGAAGCGTTAAATTTGACTTCTATCGTAGTGTCACACGATGTGGAGGAAGTATTGAGTATTGCTGATTATGCCTATATTATTGCAGACCAAAAAGTCATCGCAGAAGGAACATCTGAGCAGCTTTTACAAAGCCAAGATCCGCGCGTGGTGCAATTCTTAAAAGGTGAATCTGATGGTCCTGTGCGCTTTAAGTACCCAGCGCAAGATTATGTGAAGGAATTGTTTGAATGA
- the mlaD gene encoding outer membrane lipid asymmetry maintenance protein MlaD, protein MRQTIKYEFWVGLFLLLGIGALVFLGLRVANVQGFAETKSYTVTAIFNNIGGLKVRAPLKIGGVVIGRVSAITLDEKSYLPKVSIAINQEYNEIPENSSLSIKTSGLLGEQYIALTIGFDDGDTAMLKNGSQIQDTTSAMVLEDLIGQFLYGSKKSDGNEKSESAE, encoded by the coding sequence ATGAGACAAACAATTAAATATGAATTTTGGGTCGGATTATTTTTATTACTTGGTATTGGTGCCTTAGTTTTTTTAGGTTTACGCGTAGCTAATGTACAAGGTTTTGCTGAGACGAAATCTTATACCGTGACGGCAATTTTTAATAATATTGGCGGACTTAAAGTGCGCGCACCACTAAAAATTGGAGGCGTAGTAATTGGACGTGTGAGTGCTATTACTCTTGATGAAAAAAGCTATTTACCGAAAGTAAGCATCGCGATTAATCAAGAATATAATGAAATCCCAGAAAACAGTTCTTTATCAATTAAAACATCAGGTTTATTAGGTGAGCAATATATTGCCTTGACAATAGGTTTTGATGATGGAGATACAGCAATGCTTAAAAATGGTAGCCAAATTCAAGACACTACATCAGCTATGGTATTGGAAGATTTAATTGGGCAATTCTTATATGGAAGTAAAAAATCGGACGGCAATGAAAAATCAGAATCCGCAGAATAA
- the mlaC gene encoding phospholipid-binding protein MlaC, whose amino-acid sequence MNLTQLKKWFTILTFVLTALLVTRTAIAETSPYVLMQQAADKLFSDIQANQSKIKQDPNYLRTIVRNDLLPYVNLEYAGSKVLGSYYKSTSAEQRKKFFKTFGELIEQKYAQALTNYSNQKIQIESEKELGDNNFVNIRVSIIQTNGVAPILLDFKWRKGNKSGEWKAYDMAAAGVSMLEDTIKNWVGILNKQGIDTLITKMQQSASQPIIFNQ is encoded by the coding sequence ATGAACCTTACTCAACTAAAAAAATGGTTTACTATTTTAACTTTCGTATTAACCGCACTTTTGGTTACACGAACAGCTATTGCAGAAACAAGTCCTTATGTTTTAATGCAGCAAGCGGCAGATAAACTATTTTCTGATATACAAGCTAATCAAAGTAAAATTAAACAAGATCCAAATTATTTACGTACTATTGTTCGTAATGATTTATTGCCTTATGTAAACTTAGAATATGCAGGTTCTAAAGTATTAGGTTCATACTACAAATCAACCTCTGCAGAACAACGCAAAAAATTTTTCAAAACTTTTGGCGAATTGATTGAGCAAAAGTATGCACAAGCATTAACAAATTATTCTAATCAAAAAATTCAAATTGAATCAGAAAAAGAATTAGGCGATAACAATTTTGTAAATATTCGCGTAAGTATTATTCAAACTAATGGCGTTGCTCCGATCCTATTAGATTTTAAATGGCGTAAAGGCAATAAAAGTGGGGAATGGAAAGCCTACGATATGGCAGCAGCAGGCGTAAGTATGCTGGAAGATACGATAAAAAATTGGGTTGGTATTTTAAACAAACAAGGTATTGATACATTAATCACAAAGATGCAGCAATCTGCCTCACAACCTATAATTTTCAATCAATAA
- a CDS encoding heme ABC transporter permease, translating into MWKWLHPYAKPETQYRICGKLSPLFAFLTLILLGIGIVWGLAFAPADYQQGNSFRIMYVHVPTAIWSMGVYGSMAIAAVVALVWQIKQAHLAMIAMAPIGALFTFLSLVTGAIWGKPMWGTWWVWDARLTAELILFFLYLGILALYSAFSDRNVGAKAAGILCITTVVILPIIHFSVEWWNTLHQGASITKLEKPSIAIPMLVPLILCIFGFLTLYIWLTLVRYRVELLKEDAKRPWVKALAEGI; encoded by the coding sequence ATGTGGAAGTGGCTACATCCTTATGCAAAACCCGAAACTCAATATCGTATCTGCGGTAAATTGAGTCCGCTATTTGCATTTTTAACGCTTATTTTACTCGGTATCGGCATTGTATGGGGGTTGGCATTCGCCCCAGCTGATTACCAACAGGGCAATAGTTTCCGAATTATGTATGTGCATGTGCCGACAGCGATTTGGTCAATGGGCGTGTACGGTTCAATGGCGATTGCAGCTGTGGTTGCCCTTGTGTGGCAAATTAAGCAAGCTCATCTCGCAATGATTGCAATGGCGCCAATTGGTGCATTGTTTACTTTCTTATCGCTTGTTACGGGGGCAATTTGGGGGAAACCAATGTGGGGTACTTGGTGGGTGTGGGATGCTCGCTTAACTGCAGAATTAATTTTATTCTTTCTTTATCTTGGTATCTTAGCGCTTTATTCTGCTTTTTCAGATCGTAATGTAGGGGCAAAAGCAGCGGGGATTTTATGCATTACAACGGTCGTGATTTTACCGATTATTCATTTTTCGGTGGAATGGTGGAACACGTTACATCAAGGTGCGAGTATCACTAAACTGGAAAAACCATCCATTGCAATTCCAATGTTGGTTCCATTAATTTTGTGTATATTCGGTTTTTTAACCTTGTATATTTGGCTTACTTTAGTGCGTTATCGCGTGGAATTATTGAAAGAAGATGCGAAACGTCCTTGGGTTAAAGCACTTGCGGAGGGTATCTAA
- the ccmA gene encoding cytochrome c biogenesis heme-transporting ATPase CcmA → MFEQHKLSLQNLSCQRGERVLFRALTCDVNSGDFVQIEGHNGIGKTSLLRILAGLAQPLEGEVRWDSEAISKQREQYHQNLLYLGHLSGVKPELTAWENLQFYQRISQAEQNPDILWDLLEKVGLLGREDLPAAQLSAGQQKRIALGRLWLSQAPLWILDEPFTAIDKKGVEILTALFDKHAQRGGIVLLTSHQEVPSSHLQKLNLAAYKAE, encoded by the coding sequence ATGTTTGAGCAACACAAGTTATCTCTGCAAAACTTATCCTGCCAACGTGGTGAACGCGTACTTTTTCGTGCTTTGACTTGCGATGTTAATAGCGGTGATTTTGTGCAAATTGAAGGGCATAATGGCATAGGTAAAACCAGTTTGTTACGTATTCTTGCGGGTTTAGCGCAACCTTTGGAAGGCGAAGTGCGGTGGGATTCTGAAGCGATTTCCAAACAACGTGAACAATATCATCAGAATTTGCTTTATTTAGGTCATCTTTCTGGTGTTAAACCAGAATTAACCGCGTGGGAAAATTTGCAGTTTTATCAACGAATTAGCCAAGCGGAACAAAATCCTGATATTTTATGGGATTTACTTGAGAAAGTAGGATTATTAGGTCGCGAAGATTTGCCGGCTGCACAGCTTTCTGCAGGACAACAAAAACGTATCGCCTTAGGTCGCTTATGGCTTTCTCAAGCTCCTTTATGGATTTTAGATGAACCCTTTACTGCGATTGATAAAAAAGGCGTGGAAATTTTAACCGCACTTTTTGATAAGCACGCTCAACGAGGTGGTATTGTGTTACTGACCAGCCATCAAGAAGTGCCAAGTTCTCATCTGCAAAAATTGAATCTAGCAGCTTATAAAGCGGAATAA
- the sodA gene encoding superoxide dismutase [Mn], which translates to MSYTLPELGYDYNALEPHFDAQTMEIHHSKHHQAYVNNANAALEGLPAELVEMCPDHLISNLDKIPAEKRSALRNNAGGHTNHSLFWKSLKKGTTLQGALKDAIERDIGSVDAFKAEFEKAAATRFGSGWAWLVLTAEGKLAVVSTANQDNPLMGKEVAGCEGFPLLGLDVWEHAYYLKFQNRRPDYIKEFWNVVNWDFVAERFEQKTAHSNCAK; encoded by the coding sequence ATGTCTTACACTCTCCCTGAATTAGGCTATGACTACAATGCGTTAGAACCACATTTTGATGCGCAAACAATGGAAATCCATCATAGTAAACACCACCAAGCTTACGTAAACAATGCAAATGCTGCATTAGAAGGTTTACCCGCTGAATTAGTAGAAATGTGTCCGGATCATTTAATTTCTAACCTTGATAAAATTCCTGCAGAAAAACGTAGTGCATTACGTAATAATGCGGGTGGCCACACAAACCACAGTTTATTTTGGAAAAGTTTGAAAAAAGGCACTACTTTACAAGGCGCATTAAAAGATGCGATTGAACGCGATATCGGTTCTGTAGATGCATTTAAAGCAGAATTTGAAAAAGCAGCAGCAACTCGTTTTGGTTCTGGCTGGGCATGGTTAGTATTAACCGCTGAAGGTAAATTAGCCGTAGTATCAACAGCAAACCAAGATAACCCATTAATGGGTAAAGAAGTGGCTGGTTGTGAGGGTTTCCCACTTTTAGGTTTAGATGTTTGGGAACACGCTTACTACTTAAAATTCCAAAACCGTCGTCCAGACTACATTAAAGAATTCTGGAACGTGGTAAACTGGGATTTCGTTGCAGAACGTTTTGAACAAAAAACAGCACACAGCAATTGCGCAAAATAA
- a CDS encoding cytochrome c-type biogenesis protein, with protein MKKTWLFLTALLFNSVAFSAIDALNFSSPQQESDYHQLTQSLRCPQCQNNNIADSNATIAVDMRGKVFELLQEGKSKNDVVDYMVERYGNFVTYDPPMTASTLVLWIAPLLLVLLGVVFLLRRKPKAQSAVKSQDVLTDEDNARLAELLNKDK; from the coding sequence ATGAAAAAAACATGGCTATTTTTGACCGCTCTTTTGTTTAACTCAGTGGCGTTTTCAGCGATTGACGCATTAAATTTTAGTTCTCCACAACAAGAGAGTGATTACCATCAATTAACACAATCTTTGCGTTGCCCTCAATGTCAAAATAACAATATTGCGGATTCCAATGCGACTATCGCTGTGGATATGCGTGGCAAAGTATTTGAGCTTTTACAAGAAGGCAAGTCGAAAAATGATGTAGTGGATTATATGGTGGAACGCTATGGCAATTTTGTAACTTACGATCCACCTATGACAGCGAGTACATTAGTGCTATGGATTGCCCCATTATTGCTTGTGTTGTTAGGCGTGGTATTTTTATTAAGACGTAAACCAAAAGCTCAAAGTGCGGTAAAATCCCAAGATGTTTTAACTGATGAAGATAATGCGCGTTTGGCAGAATTATTAAACAAGGATAAATAG